A stretch of DNA from Pseudomonadota bacterium:
AATCTCATCTTTTGGAAAATCCTTTGTAAGTTTATAAATATCTGTAACCAGACTTATACTTTTATTCCAAACATCTAAGTCTTTATGATTATTCATTTTATTATTCTTATCCATTCACTATTCACGAATTACGGCATTTTTTCTTTTTTTCACTATTCACGAATTACGAATTACGATTCACGGCCTTTAGCTATTTTTCTCGAATATGCTCGTTGGTAGCAAAGGTGTGGGTGGTGTAATTGAAGCATTTTTCACTGCAAATTCGTATACCTTCCCCTGGTGGTTCGAGGCCAACGAGTTTCAGGTCGTAGTCGACCATAATTTTTACAAGTTCTTCAAAGGTAGTCCGTGGCTCCCAGCCCAATTTTTGCCTCGCTTTTGTGATGTCTGCCTGGAGATAATCAACTTCTGTAGGACGGAAGTAGCGAGGATCGATTTCCACCAGGACGGAGCCTGGTGTAAGGTTCAACGTTCGGGGTTCAACGTTCGAGGTTTTTTGCTGCTCGTTTTTATCTAACTTTGAACTTAGAACATTGAACATTGAACTAACATTATTTGAGATGGATTTTATGATGCCACGTTCAGAGGTGCCAGAACCAGTCCATTCGAGTTCAATACCGGCATAGACAAAAGCCTTTTCTAAAAACTCCCGGACAGCATAGCTTTCTCCAGTTCCAATAACATAGTCGTCAGGTTTATCTTGCTGGAGCACAAGCCACATTGCCTCGACATATTCCGGTGCAAAACCCCAATCCCTTTTTGCATTGATATTACCAAGATAAAGTTTCTTCTGATTGCCTTTCAGAATCTTTGCAATGGCTCGGGTTATTTTCCTGGTAACAAATGTCTCGCCTCTTCTCGGTGACTCATGATTAAAAAGTATGCCGTTACATGCAAATAGATTGTATCCTTCTCTATAGTTCACCGCCATCCAGAAAGCATAAACTTTAGCCGCTGCATATGGGCTTCTTGGATAAAAGGGGGTCATCTCATTCTGGGGGGGAGGGGCGACACCAAACATTTCAGAAGAAGAAGCCTGGTAGAATTTTGTTTTTATTCCGCTTTTTCTTATTGCTTCAAGTATCCTGATCGTTCCGAGGGCTGTTATATCTCCGGTATACTCAGGTATGTCGAAACTTACCCTAACGTGACTTTGGGCACCAAGGTGATAAATTTCATCAGGTTTTACGTTAAAGATTAGGTTTGCAAGCTGGCCTGAATCTGACAGGTCACCATAATACAGGTGTAATTTTACACCAGCGGTATGAGGGTCTGCATATATATGGTCTATCCTTCCTGTATTAAACGTGCTCGCTCTTCGTATTAAACCATGGACCTCATAACCTTTTGAGATTAAAAACTCAGCCAGATATGATCCATCTTGACCAGTAATACCTGTTATTAATGCACGCTTTGACATATTAACACCTATTTATTGTTTTGTTTTTTTCTACTTCCCTACACATGCTCTCTCTTCAATTCATCTATTTCTTTTTTCAGCTTCCCGTATTCCTCAATCTTCTTCTGTAAAAAAATTTGTGTTTGTTTAATCCTCGCGTTAATTCCGTCCGGGGTCAGGACATAAATGTACGCAACTTTATTCTTTGAATTTTTAAACCGCTGAGTTTTGACGTATCCTTTTTTGATAAGCTCCCTGACAATATAATTTATACTCCCAAGGCTTAAACCAATTCTTTTTGAAAGGTCTCTTTGAGAGACAGTGCCTTCCATAGAAAGCTCTTTGAGGGTTTTAAACTGCCTTTCATCCATGGGTTATATAGCGAAGAGCAAAGAGCGTGGAGCAGAGAACATAAGCTGAGAGCTGAGGGCGGAGAACTAAGAGCTGAGAGCGAGGAGCGGAGAGGGAAAAGATAAGAAACAGGATCATTGCTTTACTCTTAGCTCTTTGCTGTTGTTAAAGGAACGAGAAAAGGAGGTAATCATTCTACATAGTTCATCAAGGTCTTTTACAATTTCATCTTTCATATTTTCAGAAATTAGCTTATCTTTTGCAAAAATCAAAACCATACTCGTATTTTCAAAAGTGGATCTTCTCGCAATATTAAGAAATTGTATAATTCTTTGAAGTTGATCCACTTCCTTCTGCGATGTTGTTTGGCATAGATATACCTGCACCTCTAAGCTGATCAGCAAAGCGGTACAACCTTTTTTCTTCTAAAATATCTGCTAAACGGAATAGTTTTCGTGCCACTTCAACGGCTCGTTGCCAAATTTTCAAATTCTCAAAACGAAATTTTATCATTTTTTAAACTCTTATC
This window harbors:
- a CDS encoding MarR family EPS-associated transcriptional regulator gives rise to the protein MDERQFKTLKELSMEGTVSQRDLSKRIGLSLGSINYIVRELIKKGYVKTQRFKNSKNKVAYIYVLTPDGINARIKQTQIFLQKKIEEYGKLKKEIDELKREHV
- the gmd gene encoding GDP-mannose 4,6-dehydratase, which gives rise to MSKRALITGITGQDGSYLAEFLISKGYEVHGLIRRASTFNTGRIDHIYADPHTAGVKLHLYYGDLSDSGQLANLIFNVKPDEIYHLGAQSHVRVSFDIPEYTGDITALGTIRILEAIRKSGIKTKFYQASSSEMFGVAPPPQNEMTPFYPRSPYAAAKVYAFWMAVNYREGYNLFACNGILFNHESPRRGETFVTRKITRAIAKILKGNQKKLYLGNINAKRDWGFAPEYVEAMWLVLQQDKPDDYVIGTGESYAVREFLEKAFVYAGIELEWTGSGTSERGIIKSISNNVSSMFNVLSSKLDKNEQQKTSNVEPRTLNLTPGSVLVEIDPRYFRPTEVDYLQADITKARQKLGWEPRTTFEELVKIMVDYDLKLVGLEPPGEGIRICSEKCFNYTTHTFATNEHIREK